The genomic stretch GCCACTGCTAGAACTATTCTGGGCAGAATCAgtgccattgccattctgCTCCTTGATGGCCTGCACAACCATGCCATCCGAGTCGGTGCAGTTCTTCAGCTGCGTCGCATTCTTTGTGAATCGAATATCGGCACAGTTGTAGAGCGCGTTGCCAGACTCGCCGCTGGTGACGACCTGCAGCGACGCAAGCTGCCCGTCCTTGATGTCGTCCAGCGGCACGGGGAGCTCCTTGACGCAAAAGGTGCCGCGGCCGGTGACGTTGAGGAACTCTGGCGTGAGGGAGACGTTGAAGTTTGTGGTGTTtgcgccgaggccgaggttGACGTAGACGTAGGTCCAGGGGTGGTGGAGCTCGAGGGAGAGGGAACCGCCGCCGAGGGGCCAGTCGGTGATGTTGCCGGCTTTGTAGGggacgccgccgcctgggATTTACTCTGATTAGCCATTATTTTAACGCTTGTTGAAGTGGTCGTAGTGGAAGTAGGAGGAGAACGTACAGGGATTGTTCCATTGGCTGTATTTGTCCTCGTTTTCCTCGGCGAGGGTATCAGCTCGCCATTCGGGGTACGCGAGCTTGAAGTGCGCGTTGACGGCCGTTGAAGCAGCTAGAGCCAGGAGGATCGACTTGAACGCCATTGTTTTTGAGAGCCAGGAGTTGAATTGGAAAAGACACAAAACAAGactgaagagagagagaggaatgAGGGGGGAACGCCTGTTGGACAAAGATCCCATGTTGGCTCTTTTATAGTAAACGAAAAGCGAGGAGTGGTACCGGAGTACATCAGGAGCTTGTGGAACGCAGCTCTGGGATAGTGCCAGGATACCGGGATAAGCTTGATTTGAGCATAATAGATGCAGCGAATAGGAAACAGGAGGATCCGTTTTAGCTTCATGTAGCTCTGCCTAGATTGGCGTCGTTGTTTCTCGGTGCCTCTTTTAGGGTGAGCAAGTAAATCTGGTAGCGTCCGTTTGGTGGTGGTTGGGGCTAGCGGCTTGGTGTTAATATTCGCACCCAGTATGTCTCTTGGTAGAATCAAGTTTGTTCATATCACAAATGATGAGCCTTTGCTCTAGAACATGTGAATGAGTCGTATTCATTGGTCATTTAAATGATTAATCTCTTGATTAAGTAAACCACAATCACTCCGCGTACTAGCTGCCTAGTTTTATCTACTACTAGAAGCTCTATGGATATGTATCTCTTGAACGCCGTTTAAACCAATCTATAGATCTCAAACCATCACACATTTTGATCCTTTGTGGCTTTCTTTGAAACAGCTTTGCTGCGTGCCCTCATCTCCTTGATAATTTTCGTTTTTTCTTCGGTCGCTTTTGTATTCCTCTCGATGGCTCTTAAATTCTCTTCGGTAGCTTTTGTACTCTTTTCGGTGGCCCTTATGTTCTCCTTGGTTGCTTTTGTATTCTCTTTGATAGCACTGATGAATTTGTCGAACACGTCAATTGagtcttcttgctcttcgcTCGTCCTCTCTTTGACCTCTCCAGAACGTGGAGATACATCTGTAGTGCCTCTGGCCGCATGGCGCGGCTTCTTGGTGCGTCTGTGTGGCTCAGCTCCGCCTTCGTTTCGTGCAttgctggcagcagctcgctTTTTCGGCGTTGTATTCTGAGCAGGCGGCGGTTTTGTCTTCTTCGACGAGTTCCACATGAGTGGCTCATCTTCAGAGGAATTTCCTTCGCTCAAGAACTCAATGGCCCCTTTGCTCAGCTCACGGTGGTGGTTATTCGCGGGTGTTCTGGTGAGCTGTAGACCTCCGTCGCCCTGACGTCTTTGGACACTGCCTTCCACTGCTGGAGTCTTTGGAACTGTTGGCTCTTGTGCTTCTCTGGCTATTTCGGATTTGAAGGAGAGCATGTAGTCTTCGCTGTAAGCAAATGTTTCAAAGCTTGCATTTGGATATTTGCATCGAATGAGTCCCATCAACTTTCTGCTCTTGTAGAGCTGCTTCTCGTACATGATTCGAAGTGCAACCACATGTGCCCATGTCACGCCGCAATTCTGCATGTGTCTCGTGATGTAATGATTCGTGATTTTGCCAATTGTTGAAGGTGCCAACGATGCGTGTTCAACAACGACTGGCCATGCATCGCGTGCTTCGGCATCCCAAGTATCGCAATGCGTTTCATACACATTTCGAAGACGTTTGTATAGGTCCTTTTCTGCTTGCGTGTTGAAGACGCATGGCGGATATGATCTTGCGCCTGGCAGATTCAATTTCGCTGGCAGGAGCGATTGAGACATTGTTGTTGGCGGATACAAATCTAGTGTTGCATATAGTGagtgaagatgagagaaagaaaggaaagaaattaGATCTATGTgggggaagaaaaagagaggaagaagagagagaaaggaaatcTATTAAATAGAGGAAAGGAATTGATATCTACCTAGAGATAGGTGCTGGCAGAAAAGTGTGACTGCCTCAGGCGTTTGCGGCTCTTCACCGCCGTGGCTTGATAGATCTTTTGTGTAGTTCGAAGAAAGGCCTATCATTGCACAAAGCCGTAAAACTACATGATTACAAGCATACAGAGATTTAAATGTTTAAAATAGGTCATCAATTTAGTGTAATCATTGAAACTCAAATTCCCCTGCTCAGGCCATTATCATAATCAGGTTGCACTTTATGTTATTTGCATTCTTTACTCCTCTATATAGCCGCCACAATCCTTTAGCTACGGGTCGATCAGCTACTTTATATATCGTCGACATTACTTCTACCAAGCAATGATTGGCCTTTTATGGCTAACGTCAAATTATTTTTGAGTACAAATAATGAATCGTATATACttacttcttttcttttatcttATAGAGATAGAGCTATTTATAGGGAACAAGTGCTGCAGTGAGTTCTACGGCTACAACTGCTGGCAACTCGTACTCCTTACTTTGATGCGAAGGCGCATTATGCTATCAGATATATGTATCAACGCAGCTGTTTGAAAAATTCAGAAATATCCTCCCACCAACAATTCGCCATGTCCTTCCAGGCTACGCATATAGAAGATGGTAGAAAAAACAGATCAAGTGTCCCGAACCACTTATGAGCTATCATAGGTTAGGCGGCCATCGCCAGAAACTGTGTCCATGTACTTCGCACAGTGCACAGAATGATGATTGTAAAAACAAAATTACAGAAATTAATGTAAACAGTATGATAACGAGCGTTTCATTCTAGGACTAGGATCTTAAACTATACAAGATGGCTACCAAATTGGAAGAAAAGCCACGCCCAATTGCCATGTGCGTGCGCCAAGCCAATggttctttgttttcttagCCTGTCCATTCCACACTTGCGTGTGTTTGAGCaagtttttttccccccattCGAAGACCAAAATAGCGGTATGGAGATCTTGGGTCGATAAAGTAAACAAAGTGGAATAACAGCATGTGTCAGTTTCTGCTTTAAGTGGTGTGAATACCGTGCAACAACGTTCAGTAAATGTAACGTTATAGTTATCACTTCTCATTACTACTGGCCTTCGATTTCACAGAACATTATGAGCAACTTAGTATCAGTTTTATATACAACCCACCATACGCTTTATATATCTAAAATTAAGATCAACTCATTTCATCTCATAGCTTTGACCCTCCCGAGGGagcctccttctcctccgcGAGTACATCCTCCCTCAGGCGCACCTC from Trichoderma atroviride chromosome 3, complete sequence encodes the following:
- a CDS encoding uncharacterized protein (EggNog:ENOG41), which gives rise to MSQSLLPAKLNLPGARSYPPCVFNTQAEKDLYKRLRNVYETHCDTWDAEARDAWPVVVEHASLAPSTIGKITNHYITRHMQNCGVTWAHVVALRIMYEKQLYKSRKLMGLIRCKYPNASFETFAYSEDYMLSFKSEIAREAQEPTVPKTPAVEGSVQRRQGDGGLQLTRTPANNHHRELSKGAIEFLSEGNSSEDEPLMWNSSKKTKPPPAQNTTPKKRAAASNARNEGGAEPHRRTKKPRHAARGTTDVSPRSGEVKERTSEEQEDSIDVFDKFISAIKENTKATKENIRATEKSTKATEENLRAIERNTKATEEKTKIIKEMRARSKAVSKKATKDQNV
- a CDS encoding uncharacterized protein (EggNog:ENOG41~TransMembrane:1 (n11-26c44/45o240-258i)), translated to MGSLSNRRSPLIPLSLFSLVLCLFQFNSWLSKTMAFKSILLALAASTAVNAHFKLAYPEWRADTLAEENEDKYSQWNNPCGGVPYKAGNITDWPLGGGSLSLELHHPWTYVYVNLGLGANTTNFNVSLTPEFLNVTGRGTFCVKELPVPLDDIKDGQLASLQVVTSGESGNALYNCADIRFTKNATQLKNCTDSDGMVVQAIKEQNGNGTDSAQNSSSSGNSTGSDDKKNAASPLNTDKSVVLATVAFLAVGFSLGLGI